From Azospirillum sp. TSA2s, a single genomic window includes:
- a CDS encoding MarR family winged helix-turn-helix transcriptional regulator — protein sequence MTQDLLPEDGADAGPGEADYVFSDQIGHLLRRAYQRHLAIFQRNACDPQLTSVQFVTLCAIRDNGPSSLIELVKSTAIDQATIRGIVDRLKARGLIRQTSDAQDRRKVINCLTDEGRQLLEDMVPCAKRISELTMGQLNPAERLAVTHVLQKMIAQDGEE from the coding sequence ATGACCCAAGACCTGTTGCCTGAAGACGGCGCCGACGCTGGCCCCGGAGAAGCCGATTACGTCTTCTCCGACCAGATCGGCCATCTGCTGCGGCGGGCCTATCAGCGGCACCTCGCCATCTTCCAGCGCAACGCCTGCGACCCGCAGCTGACCTCGGTGCAGTTCGTCACGCTCTGCGCCATTCGCGACAACGGGCCGAGTTCGCTGATCGAGTTGGTGAAGTCCACCGCCATCGACCAGGCGACGATCCGCGGCATCGTCGACCGGCTGAAGGCGCGCGGGCTGATCCGCCAGACCTCCGACGCGCAGGACCGCCGCAAGGTCATCAACTGCCTCACCGACGAGGGGCGGCAACTGCTGGAGGACATGGTGCCCTGCGCCAAGCGGATCAGCGAGTTGACCATGGGACAGCTGAACCCGGCGGAACGGCTGGCCGTCACCCATGTCCTGCAGAAGATGATCGCGCAGGACGGGGAGGAGTAA